The Piliocolobus tephrosceles isolate RC106 chromosome 4, ASM277652v3, whole genome shotgun sequence genome contains the following window.
AAGAATATGCCAGGCAGTTGTTTACCCCTTCCCTGGGCACCGCTTGGATGGGCACTGTCAACACCTTTCTCAGTAACTGGGGTTGCCCTTTGTCCTCCGCAAAAGGACTGCCATGATTCAGTATTAGTTGTACTCATTGGAAATCCTGGTCCCAAGTAACTAAGAACGGTGCCTGTAAGACGAATAAATGAAATGTCATTATACCTGTAAGTTAAATTATACCCTTAAATGACGTTAAAATATAACAAACTGCATTTATTATGTGCATACATACATGCCTAATTGCTATTGCAAACATCTATAGGACCCACCATTGGGATCACAatgatatattttacttaatggGGTGAAAAGTCCCACCGGATGGCTTTACAACCAGACTCAAACACTGTAAGTGTTCTTACGATTGCTAGCAAGTTTAAAATTCTTCCAAATATGgccccaaatttttatttttatttttattttatttatttatttttaagacgggaccttgctttgttgcccaggctggagtggagtggcacgatcttggctcactgcaacctccacctcctgggttcaagtgattcttgtgcctcagcctcccgagtagctggcattacagattataggcatgcaccaccatgcctgatttttttttttttttttccaagatggagtcttgctctgtcacccgggctggagtgcagtggcgcaatcttggctcactgcaacctctgcctcctgggttcaagcaattctcctgcctcagcctcgcaagtagcggggaattacaggcacgaaccaccacgtccagctactttttgtatttttagtagagatggggtgttaccattttggccaggctggtctcgaactcctgacctcatgatccaccagcctcagcctcccaaagtgctgggattacaggtgtgagccatcatgtccagcctaattttatgtatttttagtagagatggggatttgccatgttgcccaggctggtctggaactcctgacttcaagtgatctgcctcggcctcccaaagtgccaggattataggcatgagccaccgagcccggccaaaaaacatttttaaaatgctgttaaatatctttttcatGTTGGTTTGAGAATAGCAACAAAAGTTATTCTTTCTTAGTTTTCTATTGATTCAAAGTAGCATGTGGCACAATTACTCTTGAAATTATGTTGAAATATCATTAgtatttgaaagataaataaaaatcagtaaccaaaatgatattttaaatctttattgaTACCATTTTGTTTATGAACTAATCTATTTACATATCCTTCCAAATTGTATCCTTACAACTTGAAGTCAAGTACTTTTCTCGGTGTTAAACTTGCAGAAAGCATTTAGCTACCTATAAATATCAGGTACAATTCTAAGTTctgaatcaaaaaatatttttagtgtaatTAATATTAATGTTGAAGACATGAAATGGAAAAACCtctaattactttttaaagccacaagtaattaaataattactaTGTACATTACAACTTGCTTATATCAAATTACCAAGAAAAGCGTCATGCCAATTGTTAGGATCACCTCTATTCAGAAGGCAAAGAAAGTTGTACATGACAATCATCAAATTAATACTTTAGGTTTTGTATAGTCTGATTTATTCTTTGTTGTTAAGCTGCTAGATTGAAATAAGGATTCTTTGTATAAACATCATACTTTGAAGTTATATAGATgatataattattactttattttataatactaATATGGTATTCATTAATTTTGTTGGAAGTTCTTCACAGGTCCTAAAATACTAGATGATTGGAATGTCACACTAAGGAAGTTATCCTTAATATATAAATGTCTAATAACtacatatcagaaataaaaaggtattGTTTAATATTGCCAAATATTTAGTACATTTTGTGATTAAGTTTCTACTGCCTCTCTTAATTTTAGCTAACCTACTCTAATCAtcagtttttcttcttaaaagaaaGCAAGCACTTAGTTTTTATCCatgatgaactttttttgttgttctttttgaaaGACAAGAATAATTTGATATAAGTTAAGAGGAatgctttttaacttttgtatCATCTTGTTATTGGAAACTTATGGATAGGCTTCCAAAACTAATAACAGGAATTAAAAGATACGGAGAAAGAATAATTCCGTAAGATAACATTACAGGTAAGtctgtttaaaaatcaaaacaaagcaaagcaaaacacagTACACAAACAAGACTCAGCATAGATTCCTAGTAGGTTGTAAAACTCTGACTTGCCGGTTTGACACTGATTAAATTGACACCACGAATATTTTAGTTGCCCATTCTAATACAGTGtttaaccttttaaatttttaagtagaATTTTATCTACCTTCAGTCACCACTTGTAAAGAATtagttcattctttctttgtaGCTCGAATTTATTGATCTTAGAACATTTTATAGCtgtcagtgttttcttttatggtttggGGATCATAAAAAATTGCAATCTCATTTATTAAcatgaaatgttaaaaattattgacTTGAAAACTGTttcctaataaaatatttagccaatctgaaaatttaaaaaaattaccccaACATATGTGGCCttctttctttgctgatttttttttttttaatgacaaatttGGACTACATTGAGATTGTTAAATATTGGAAACAGTGGGAAAAATAGCTTTGCTTTCATTTGAGAGAATTCCCTTAACAGAAactacatattattttttatgttcatgATGCCTAGTACAAATCACATTACACTTTAATCCATCTAGCCATTATGGACTAACCAATTACGAGatttaaaagaatgaacatttaagatttcttctctagttctgtttctctgatagAAACATTTGAAGAAAGTGTGTTTTATACCCATCTCCTAAAAGTTTACTAATTGCTTAATTTGTTCAGTTTGCAACGATTGTCTCCTTAACaacattttcttacttttgaaTTCTTTAGGGAAAATCGGAACTGTTGGCATAAGCACTTTTTGACCACAAGAAAGAAGGCTGCAAATCTTGTTGTTGACATTGATATCTGAGATGGGAGGGTGAGAATTTACATTTAAGGGTGGGAGAAACCCTTGTCTGGTTTGGGTAACACTGTGATCTAAAGGGAAAGCTCCTGAACCTCGCCTTTCTAAAACTGCATGGTTTCTCCTGCTCAGGGGACCTGGGGGGATATTCTCCAACAATTCTTTGGGCTCTGACAATTGGGAAGGAGATGGTGAGaggatctttttctttcctacaaGTGCTTTGCCATCTTCTAAATTTGGAGGGGTAAGGCCAGCTGAGAGCTGGGAATCAGAGCTGTAGTGATTTGCCCCCAAGTTTCTTTTTTGAACAATACTTCTTAAGGTGGAAGTAAATATTGTCTGGTTAGAATCTGGGTCCTGGTCAGCAGGGACTTCAATGCATTGCTGATTTCCTTCTGAAAGACAAGATTGataatttatttcatcatatGACATCTTCCTTGAGCTGGCCTGATCAAAGGCTCTTAGCAAATGTGCAGTGTCTTTTACATCAATGCTTTGGTGCCTAGTGATGAACCGCTTGGAAAGTGCCAGCCCATTGGTTTTATAGGATAATTCTTCCTCTGGTGTAATATCCTGGAGCTCCTCTTGCAATGAAGCCACTCTGTTCTGgtgcattaatgatggaggactcTTGATCCAGGGTGGAGCCTGGGGGAGCTTGGGCCCTTTAGGGGCCAGAGCAGGTTTCCTCACAGGGGAACCTGGGTCCCAGGTATCATCATTGCTTCCAGTGAGCTCAAGATCTTTAAAACTAAAAAGTGTCAGTTCTGTTTCAGAAGAATGTGAAAGTGGTGATGAGGCAGTTTTGATGTCTATTTCTGAAGGAGTGGTGCAGGTAGCTGGGGAATGACACCCATCTATATCCACAGGAGGCATATTTAAGTACTGTTTAGTAGTATGCTTCCCACAGGGCGACTTTGCTGTTGTGATGATGATCACCTCTTTCCCTTTTGCCTTGCAAGCACTAAGAAGAACTTTCAGGGTCTCTGTATCTTCTGAATTTATAGCATAAACAAGAGCTGAGTAACTAGAATGGTCTTGCAAGCTGAGGTCAGCCCCActcttgaggagcaaggaaacaACTTCAGGGCCAGCTTTTTCTAAGCAAGCATGCATCAAAGCCGTTTTCCCAGATTTGTCCTGTATGTTGGGATCAGCATTGTTCTCTAACAGgtatttcaccattttggctttACTGACACTCTGGTGATCCACATGTTTGGTCTTACAAGCGATCATTAAAGGGGTTTCCCCACGGTCGTTGCTCTCATTAATGTAGGCACCGCCTTCTAGCAAAAGTCTTGTGAGGCGAAGCCGGCTCTGATGGACTGCTTTGATCAAGGAATTTCCTTCACTTGAAATTTCCATACCTTCATCCATCTTCAGAGGTTAGAAATCAATACCTGGTTATCAAAGATGGTAAAGACCAAAAGATTAGCCAGAATCAACATCCCaacttatattcattttattagaATTAATTTTGACAATATGTAGGGGACATAAATGGGATTATGCTATTAATAAATGCAGAACAAAATAGTGAATtgcaacataaaataaatttttgaatagTAATGACCTTTAGGagattacaaattaaaatttattttcaaaatcttcATTGAATATTTATAACACCAACATAGTACTTTCCTAAGTCCCacattgattaaaaaataatccacccatgaaaaataatttttaaattaataatattgaaAAGCAAATTTAGGATAAGTacagcggctcacatctgtaatcccagcacgttgggaggttgaagcaggaggattacttgaggacaggaatttgagaccagcctgggcaatgtgtggtgagattctgtctctaccaaaaataagttttaaaattagctgggcatggtggtgtgacctgtagttccagctactcaggagactgaggcaggaggatcacttgagcccaggagttcgaggttacagtgagctatgatcatcccACAGGcatgcagcctgggtgacacagtgagaccctatctctaaaaaaaattaattaaaatgtaaattttaaaaagtaaacttaagCCAAAAAGCCAAAATTCTATTGTCATTGCAACAGaatcaattaaaatataacatgttTGTAGTAGCTGTATGTAAAAACTTTAGTATTACATAACTTAAACATGCTCTTCAATTAAATAATGCAAGTGATATCTACATTTTCAATTTGAGggacatttttatgtttcttttgaaGGATGAAATATTG
Protein-coding sequences here:
- the ANKRD34B gene encoding ankyrin repeat domain-containing protein 34B, whose amino-acid sequence is MDEGMEISSEGNSLIKAVHQSRLRLTRLLLEGGAYINESNDRGETPLMIACKTKHVDHQSVSKAKMVKYLLENNADPNIQDKSGKTALMHACLEKAGPEVVSLLLKSGADLSLQDHSSYSALVYAINSEDTETLKVLLSACKAKGKEVIIITTAKSPCGKHTTKQYLNMPPVDIDGCHSPATCTTPSEIDIKTASSPLSHSSETELTLFSFKDLELTGSNDDTWDPGSPVRKPALAPKGPKLPQAPPWIKSPPSLMHQNRVASLQEELQDITPEEELSYKTNGLALSKRFITRHQSIDVKDTAHLLRAFDQASSRKMSYDEINYQSCLSEGNQQCIEVPADQDPDSNQTIFTSTLRSIVQKRNLGANHYSSDSQLSAGLTPPNLEDGKALVGKKKILSPSPSQLSEPKELLENIPPGPLSRRNHAVLERRGSGAFPLDHSVTQTRQGFLPPLNVNSHPPISDINVNNKICSLLSCGQKVLMPTVPIFPKEFKSKKMLLRRQSLQTEQIKQLVNF